From Kineosporia succinea, the proteins below share one genomic window:
- a CDS encoding substrate-binding domain-containing protein: MRTFITKTVVISAAALLALTACGSERDGDTGDSAAPEKGFAKDALIGVALPAKTSENWVLAGGLFESGLKEAGFQGDVQYAGASTTVADQQSQIAAMVTKGAKVIVIGATDAAQLSTQVTQAKQSGATVIAYDRLITNTPDLDYYVAFDNFKVGELQGQALLDGMKAKKPNGPYTVELFSGSPDDNNSKVFFDGAMSVLQPAIDSGDVVVGSKQTDIKQTATQGWKAENAQSRMDSLLTSAYSGDKAPDGVLSPNDSLARAIITSVKGAGKPVPVVTGQDSEVESVKSIMNGEQYSTINKDTRKLVAQTITMVKSLQAGDTPEINDDKSYDNGEKVVPAYLLPPVIVTKENAVEAYADDPKLGPLTK; this comes from the coding sequence ATGCGCACTTTCATCACCAAGACCGTCGTCATCTCAGCTGCCGCTCTCCTGGCGCTCACCGCGTGCGGCTCCGAGCGCGACGGCGACACCGGCGACTCCGCCGCCCCGGAGAAGGGGTTCGCGAAGGACGCGCTGATCGGCGTGGCCCTGCCCGCGAAGACCTCGGAGAACTGGGTACTGGCCGGCGGCCTGTTCGAGTCCGGCCTGAAGGAGGCCGGTTTCCAGGGCGACGTGCAGTACGCCGGCGCCTCGACCACGGTGGCCGACCAGCAGTCGCAGATCGCCGCGATGGTGACCAAGGGCGCCAAGGTCATCGTGATCGGCGCGACCGACGCGGCCCAGCTGTCCACCCAGGTCACCCAGGCCAAGCAGTCGGGCGCCACGGTGATCGCCTACGACCGGCTCATCACCAACACCCCCGACCTCGACTACTACGTCGCCTTCGACAACTTCAAGGTCGGCGAACTGCAGGGCCAGGCGCTGCTCGACGGCATGAAGGCCAAGAAGCCGAACGGCCCGTACACGGTCGAGCTGTTCTCCGGGTCGCCCGACGACAACAACTCGAAGGTGTTCTTCGACGGTGCGATGAGCGTGCTGCAGCCGGCGATCGACAGCGGTGACGTGGTGGTCGGGTCGAAGCAGACCGACATCAAGCAGACGGCCACCCAGGGCTGGAAGGCCGAGAACGCCCAGTCCCGCATGGACTCCCTGCTCACCTCGGCCTACAGCGGCGACAAGGCGCCCGACGGCGTGCTCTCGCCCAACGACTCACTGGCCCGGGCGATCATCACCTCGGTCAAGGGCGCGGGCAAGCCGGTGCCGGTGGTCACCGGCCAGGACTCCGAGGTGGAGTCGGTGAAGTCGATCATGAACGGCGAGCAGTACTCCACCATCAACAAGGACACCCGCAAGCTGGTGGCCCAGACCATCACCATGGTGAAGTCGCTGCAGGCGGGTGACACCCCGGAGATCAACGACGACAAGTCCTACGACAACGGCGAGAAGGTCGTGCCGGCCTACCTGCTGCCGCCGGTGATCGTGACCAAGGAGAACGCGGTGGAGGCGTACGCCGACGACCCGAAGCTGGGGCCGCTGACGAAGTAG
- the mmsB gene encoding multiple monosaccharide ABC transporter permease — protein MSYLKDLQHNLFGGGTSNARQFGMIFTLVAIILFFQIRTDGLTLTSGNLMALTQQYAYISILSIGMLMVIVAGHIDLSVGSVAAFTGIVVAKAITEHDVPWPLGILLGLAVGALIGAWQGFFVAYIGVPAFIVTLAGMLLFRGGNQLIGNAATVPVPDGFRDIGAGYLPEFGPDTGYNNATLILGLLICVAVIVRELRARQVRREMEGAEPAPLWIAGVRVAVMLTLIVFVTLRFAGGRVGTSFPISGIILMVLAVVYSFYTRNTAGGRYIYAVGGNARAAELSGVKLRRVNFFVMMNMSVLAALAGMIFVARSAASGPQDGLSWELDAIAAVFIGGAAVSGGLGTISGSIVGGLVMAVLSNGLQLIGTGTDMTQIIKGLFLLAAVSLDVYNKNQGRFSVIGSLSRPFRSAPTEAPREKVTTAS, from the coding sequence ATGAGCTACCTGAAAGACCTGCAGCACAACCTCTTCGGCGGGGGCACGTCGAACGCCCGGCAGTTCGGGATGATCTTCACGCTGGTGGCGATCATCCTGTTCTTCCAGATCCGCACCGACGGGCTCACCCTGACCTCGGGCAACCTGATGGCGCTCACCCAGCAGTACGCGTACATCTCGATCCTGTCCATCGGCATGCTCATGGTCATCGTGGCCGGGCACATCGACCTGTCGGTCGGATCGGTGGCCGCGTTCACCGGCATCGTGGTGGCCAAGGCGATCACCGAGCACGACGTGCCCTGGCCGCTCGGCATCCTGCTCGGCCTGGCCGTGGGCGCCCTGATCGGCGCCTGGCAGGGCTTTTTCGTGGCCTACATCGGGGTGCCCGCGTTCATCGTGACACTGGCCGGCATGCTGCTGTTCCGCGGCGGCAACCAGCTCATCGGCAACGCCGCCACCGTGCCGGTGCCCGACGGGTTCCGTGACATCGGCGCCGGGTACCTGCCCGAGTTCGGGCCCGACACCGGTTACAACAACGCCACTCTCATCCTCGGCCTGCTGATCTGCGTGGCCGTGATCGTGCGGGAGCTGCGGGCCCGGCAGGTGCGACGCGAGATGGAGGGCGCCGAGCCGGCCCCGCTGTGGATCGCCGGAGTGCGCGTCGCCGTCATGCTGACGCTGATCGTCTTCGTGACCCTGCGATTCGCGGGTGGACGCGTCGGCACCAGTTTCCCGATCTCCGGCATCATCCTGATGGTGCTGGCCGTGGTGTATTCGTTCTACACACGGAACACGGCCGGCGGCCGCTACATCTACGCGGTCGGCGGCAACGCCCGGGCCGCGGAACTGTCGGGCGTGAAGCTCCGGCGCGTCAACTTCTTCGTCATGATGAACATGTCGGTGCTCGCGGCCCTGGCCGGCATGATCTTCGTGGCCCGCTCGGCCGCCTCCGGCCCGCAAGACGGCCTGAGCTGGGAGCTCGACGCCATCGCCGCCGTGTTCATCGGTGGCGCCGCGGTTTCCGGCGGTCTGGGCACGATCAGCGGCTCGATCGTCGGTGGTCTGGTGATGGCCGTGCTCAGCAACGGCCTGCAGCTGATCGGCACCGGCACCGACATGACCCAGATCATCAAGGGCCTGTTCCTCCTGGCCGCCGTCTCCCTCGACGTCTACAACAAGAACCAGGGCCGGTTCTCGGTCATCGGGTCACTCTCCAGACCGTTCCGGTCCGCACCCACCGAAGCCCCCAGGGAAAAAGTCACCACAGCAAGCTGA
- a CDS encoding PIG-L deacetylase family protein — translation MSAVLAPVTPTRQLTGHSVVFVHAHPDDEAIFTGAVMHALARGGARVTLVVATDGHAGQDLTGEGRHVGRVRARELRRAAAVLGVHELVTLGWGDSGIGTETSTVALARQPITTVAEQVGEIVERVGADTLVGYDEGGIYPHPDHVAVHRIVAAVARKQKDLSYYEATVDAETLARQEVRHLVLGANDAVRRAGAASVPVGLPTSRIGARYRARPGDFAAKVTAMRAHSSQIDAAHLQQEDLHSAYGVEWFTRSGPAGAIDSLLNA, via the coding sequence GTGTCCGCAGTTCTGGCCCCTGTCACGCCCACCCGTCAGCTCACCGGCCACTCGGTCGTGTTCGTGCACGCCCACCCCGACGACGAGGCCATCTTCACCGGCGCCGTCATGCACGCCCTGGCCCGCGGCGGTGCCCGCGTCACGCTGGTCGTGGCCACCGACGGCCACGCCGGTCAGGACCTGACCGGTGAGGGCCGCCACGTCGGCCGGGTCCGGGCCCGCGAACTGCGACGGGCCGCAGCCGTTCTCGGCGTCCACGAACTCGTCACGCTGGGATGGGGCGATTCCGGCATCGGCACCGAGACGTCCACCGTCGCCCTGGCCCGTCAGCCCATCACGACGGTGGCCGAGCAGGTCGGCGAGATCGTCGAACGGGTCGGCGCCGACACCCTCGTGGGCTACGACGAGGGAGGCATCTACCCGCACCCCGATCACGTCGCCGTGCACCGCATCGTCGCCGCGGTCGCCCGCAAGCAGAAAGACCTCAGCTACTACGAGGCCACCGTCGACGCCGAGACCCTCGCCCGGCAGGAGGTGCGGCACCTGGTGCTCGGTGCCAACGACGCCGTGCGCCGGGCCGGGGCGGCCAGTGTGCCGGTGGGCCTGCCGACCTCCCGCATCGGAGCCCGTTACCGGGCCCGGCCCGGCGACTTCGCGGCCAAGGTCACCGCGATGCGGGCGCACTCGAGCCAGATCGACGCCGCCCACCTGCAGCAGGAAGACCTGCACTCGGCCTACGGGGTCGAGTGGTTCACCCGCAGCGGCCCGGCCGGGGCGATCGACTCGCTGCTGAACGCCTGA
- a CDS encoding response regulator: protein MRVVIAEDNVLLAGGLELLLGEAGFEVAELTGDAPAFLAAVREHSPDVAIVDVRLPPGFRDEGVRAALEARRRHPDLPVLVLSQYVEQQYAAELLSAGGGLGYLLKDRISQVGEFTDALTRVAEGGTVMDPEVVSQLLARRRPDPIAALSPREREVIALMARGRDNQAIASELFITDNAVHKHIGSIFTKLGLVASESGHRRVLAVLMYLSGRPG from the coding sequence GTGCGCGTGGTGATCGCCGAAGACAATGTGCTGCTCGCCGGCGGCCTCGAACTCCTGCTCGGCGAGGCCGGTTTCGAGGTGGCCGAGCTGACCGGTGACGCTCCCGCCTTCCTGGCGGCGGTGCGGGAGCACAGCCCGGACGTGGCGATCGTGGACGTGCGGCTGCCGCCGGGTTTCCGGGATGAGGGGGTCCGGGCGGCGCTGGAGGCCCGGCGCCGTCACCCGGATCTGCCCGTTCTGGTGCTGTCGCAGTACGTCGAGCAGCAGTACGCGGCCGAACTGCTGAGCGCGGGCGGCGGTCTGGGCTACCTGCTGAAGGATCGCATCAGCCAGGTCGGGGAGTTCACCGATGCCCTGACCCGGGTGGCGGAGGGCGGCACCGTGATGGACCCGGAGGTGGTGTCGCAACTGCTGGCCCGCCGCCGTCCGGACCCGATCGCCGCCCTCTCGCCCCGCGAGCGCGAGGTCATCGCCCTGATGGCGCGGGGCCGGGACAACCAGGCCATCGCCTCGGAGTTGTTCATCACCGACAACGCCGTGCACAAGCACATCGGGAGCATCTTCACCAAGCTGGGGCTGGTGGCCTCGGAGAGCGGGCACCGGAGGGTGCTGGCGGTGCTGATGTATCTGAGCGGACGGCCGGGGTGA
- the mmsA gene encoding multiple monosaccharide ABC transporter ATP-binding protein: MAAPPLLEMRSITKEFPGVKALADVNLVVRAGEIHAICGENGAGKSTLMKVLSGVYPHGSYSGSIVYRGSESRFPDIRASERAGIVIIHQELALVPGMSITENIFLGNEPRRLGRIDWKTANHEALRLMRMVGLNDDPDTLVKDIGVGKQQLVEIAKAFAKDVKLLILDEPTAALNETDSRHLLDLLRGFREQGITSIMISHKLNEIEAIADSITILRDGRTIETIDVRRDGANEDRIVRGMVGRELNSRFPDHTPRIGDVFFEVRDWTVRHPISAERLVCKGSNFTVRRGEIVGFAGLMGAGRTELAMSLFGRSYGIYLGGEIVKDGRVVELRTVADAIAHGLAYVSEDRKAIGLNLLDDVKTSVVSAKLSKITRRGVLDAAVQYHEAENYRKTLRIKTPNVDEGVTKLSGGNQQKVVLAKWMFTDPDLLILDEPTRGIDVGAKYEIYGIINSLAEAGKGVIVISSELPELIGLCDRIYTVSEGTVTGELARADADPEILMKRMTSVKGMA; encoded by the coding sequence ATGGCTGCTCCGCCGCTTCTCGAGATGCGCTCGATCACCAAGGAGTTCCCGGGCGTCAAGGCCCTGGCCGACGTGAACCTGGTGGTGCGCGCCGGTGAGATCCACGCGATCTGCGGGGAGAACGGCGCCGGCAAGTCGACCCTGATGAAGGTGCTCAGCGGGGTGTACCCGCACGGCTCCTACTCCGGTTCCATCGTCTATCGCGGCTCGGAGAGCCGGTTCCCGGACATCCGGGCCAGTGAACGCGCGGGCATCGTGATCATCCACCAGGAGCTCGCGCTGGTGCCGGGCATGTCGATCACCGAGAACATCTTCCTCGGCAACGAACCCCGGCGCCTCGGTCGCATCGACTGGAAGACCGCCAACCACGAGGCCTTACGGCTGATGCGGATGGTCGGCCTCAACGACGACCCGGACACCCTGGTCAAGGACATCGGCGTGGGCAAGCAGCAGCTCGTGGAGATCGCCAAGGCTTTCGCCAAGGACGTGAAACTGCTGATCCTCGACGAGCCGACCGCCGCGCTGAACGAGACCGACTCCCGCCATCTGCTCGACCTGCTGCGGGGTTTCCGCGAGCAGGGCATCACCTCGATCATGATCTCGCACAAGCTGAACGAGATCGAGGCGATCGCCGACTCGATCACGATCCTGCGCGACGGCCGCACCATCGAGACCATCGACGTGCGGCGGGACGGCGCGAACGAGGACCGGATCGTGCGCGGCATGGTCGGACGCGAGCTGAACAGCCGTTTTCCCGACCACACCCCCCGGATCGGCGACGTGTTCTTCGAGGTCCGCGACTGGACCGTGCGCCATCCCATCTCCGCCGAGCGCCTCGTCTGCAAGGGCTCGAACTTCACCGTGCGCCGCGGTGAGATCGTGGGTTTCGCCGGGCTGATGGGCGCCGGGCGCACCGAGCTGGCGATGAGCCTCTTCGGCCGCTCGTACGGCATCTACCTGGGCGGCGAGATCGTGAAGGACGGCCGCGTCGTCGAGCTGCGGACGGTCGCCGACGCGATCGCCCACGGCCTGGCCTACGTCAGCGAGGACCGCAAGGCGATCGGGCTGAACCTGCTCGACGACGTGAAGACCTCGGTGGTGTCGGCGAAACTGAGCAAGATCACCCGGCGGGGCGTGCTCGACGCGGCCGTTCAGTACCACGAGGCCGAGAACTACCGGAAGACGTTGCGGATCAAGACACCCAACGTTGACGAGGGCGTCACCAAGCTCTCCGGCGGCAACCAGCAGAAGGTGGTGCTGGCCAAGTGGATGTTCACCGATCCCGACCTGCTGATCCTCGACGAGCCCACCCGCGGCATCGACGTCGGCGCCAAGTACGAGATCTACGGGATCATCAACTCCCTCGCCGAGGCGGGCAAGGGCGTCATCGTGATCTCGTCGGAACTGCCCGAGCTGATCGGCCTGTGCGACCGCATCTACACCGTGTCCGAGGGCACGGTCACCGGCGAGCTCGCCCGCGCCGACGCCGATCCCGAGATCCTCATGAAGAGGATGACCTCAGTGAAGGGGATGGCATGA
- a CDS encoding ROK family transcriptional regulator has protein sequence MRQTGSNLPRVGQYNRALVLDQIRLADGISRVELAGLTGLTPQSVSGIVRRLIAEGLVLEDGAGTSRGGKPRMRLRVNASSGRAVGVHFDPAELSAVVVDLLGRPLATLRRPPPPHADGPQLAAAVADLVGTVLERAAVPREEVVGLGLVTPGPIDHGRGLVMTPPQLASWSRVPLKRLVAEATGLPVTLDNDATAAAVGERWAGAGRGVANFAYFFLGTGVGGGLVLGHQVHRGSSMNAAEFGHTTVEPAGGRCYCGNVGCLEMLISPGAIEAEVRRRLAAGEGAGSVLRGAPGLDAVNRAAAAGDAFAGQIVDAAAGYLATVVVNVLNVVDVDLVILGGRGLRHVEERVSRTVERAVRTRPLARDLHTAQVTLSPLARDAAAVGGAALVLYAAYSPQVSSLLSR, from the coding sequence GTGCGTCAGACAGGCTCCAACCTTCCCCGGGTCGGTCAGTACAACCGGGCGCTCGTGCTCGACCAGATCCGGCTGGCCGACGGCATCAGCCGGGTCGAGCTGGCCGGGCTGACCGGGCTGACCCCGCAGAGCGTGTCCGGCATCGTGCGCCGGCTCATCGCCGAGGGGCTGGTGCTGGAAGACGGTGCGGGCACCTCCCGGGGCGGCAAGCCCCGAATGCGGTTGCGCGTCAACGCTTCTTCCGGCCGGGCGGTGGGGGTGCACTTCGACCCGGCCGAACTGTCCGCGGTGGTGGTCGATCTGCTGGGCCGTCCGCTGGCCACGCTGCGTCGTCCGCCTCCGCCGCACGCCGACGGGCCGCAGCTCGCGGCGGCGGTGGCCGACCTGGTCGGCACGGTGCTGGAACGGGCCGCGGTGCCCAGGGAGGAGGTGGTCGGCCTGGGTCTCGTCACTCCCGGCCCGATCGATCACGGTCGTGGGCTGGTGATGACCCCGCCCCAGCTGGCCTCCTGGTCGCGGGTCCCGCTGAAGAGGCTGGTCGCGGAGGCCACCGGCCTTCCGGTCACGCTGGACAACGACGCGACGGCGGCCGCGGTGGGCGAGCGCTGGGCCGGTGCCGGGCGGGGCGTCGCGAACTTCGCCTACTTCTTCCTGGGCACCGGGGTCGGGGGCGGGCTGGTGCTCGGGCACCAGGTGCACCGCGGCAGTTCGATGAACGCCGCCGAGTTCGGGCACACCACGGTCGAGCCGGCCGGTGGGCGGTGCTACTGCGGCAACGTGGGCTGCCTGGAGATGCTGATCAGCCCGGGGGCGATCGAGGCCGAGGTGCGGCGCCGGCTCGCGGCGGGGGAGGGGGCCGGATCGGTGCTGCGGGGGGCGCCGGGTCTCGACGCGGTGAACCGGGCCGCGGCGGCGGGAGACGCCTTCGCCGGCCAGATCGTCGACGCGGCTGCCGGATACCTGGCCACGGTCGTGGTCAACGTGCTGAACGTGGTCGACGTCGACCTGGTGATCCTGGGCGGGCGGGGTCTGCGCCATGTCGAGGAGCGCGTGAGCCGAACCGTCGAGCGGGCGGTGCGGACGCGTCCGTTGGCCCGCGACCTGCACACCGCTCAGGTGACCCTCTCACCGCTGGCCCGCGACGCCGCCGCCGTCGGCGGTGCCGCCCTGGTGCTCTACGCCGCGTACTCGCCACAGGTCTCGTCACTGCTGTCGCGCTGA
- a CDS encoding sensor histidine kinase: MGDATRGGRYLLAGLIEGPVAVLLLPLAGQRKTARHWAVRHQRRALRMLRRADEARPPARSRVLAWMPAQALVGTALGVATLLVAGNALVAVLATGFWWAFSPADPPRLFVEVPVRTWSDALLLGPLQFGLLTAVAALTFGPVARLWARACLVVLAPSPTDELIDRVNVLTRTRADVLDAHASELRRIERDLHDGTQAHLVAIAVRLGVAEKAHARGDHEKVGMLVGQAHSEIRNAMESLRAVLRSVYPPILSDRGLPGALAALTATSAVPARLELGDVGRLPAAVESVVYFVVAEALTNVARHSGATAAEVSVGLTDRLFVCVTDDGTGAADPSGGSGLQGIRERARALDGTLRIDSPAGGPTRIRVELPCAW, encoded by the coding sequence ATGGGGGACGCGACGCGGGGCGGCCGGTATCTGCTCGCCGGCCTGATCGAGGGTCCGGTGGCGGTGCTGCTGCTGCCGCTGGCCGGGCAGCGGAAGACGGCCCGGCACTGGGCCGTACGACACCAGCGCCGCGCCCTGCGGATGCTGCGGCGCGCCGACGAGGCCCGGCCGCCCGCGCGCTCACGGGTCCTGGCCTGGATGCCGGCCCAGGCACTGGTCGGCACCGCCCTGGGGGTCGCGACCCTGCTGGTCGCCGGCAACGCGCTGGTCGCCGTGCTCGCGACCGGGTTCTGGTGGGCCTTCTCCCCCGCCGATCCGCCTCGCCTGTTCGTCGAGGTCCCGGTGCGGACCTGGTCGGACGCCCTCCTGCTCGGCCCACTGCAGTTCGGCCTGCTCACCGCCGTGGCCGCGCTGACCTTCGGCCCGGTCGCCCGGCTCTGGGCCCGTGCCTGCCTCGTGGTGCTGGCCCCTTCCCCCACCGACGAGCTGATCGACCGGGTGAACGTGCTCACCCGTACCCGCGCCGACGTGCTCGACGCCCACGCCTCAGAGCTGCGCCGCATCGAGCGCGACCTGCACGACGGCACCCAGGCCCACCTGGTGGCCATCGCGGTGCGGCTCGGTGTCGCCGAGAAGGCCCACGCCCGGGGTGATCACGAAAAGGTGGGGATGCTGGTGGGTCAGGCCCACTCGGAGATCAGGAACGCGATGGAGTCGCTGCGGGCGGTCCTGCGCAGCGTGTACCCGCCGATCCTGTCCGACCGGGGTCTGCCCGGCGCCCTGGCCGCGCTCACCGCGACGAGCGCCGTGCCGGCCCGGCTCGAGCTGGGAGACGTCGGGCGGCTACCGGCCGCGGTGGAGTCGGTCGTGTACTTCGTGGTCGCGGAGGCCCTGACGAACGTGGCCCGGCACAGCGGCGCCACGGCCGCCGAGGTGTCGGTGGGGCTCACGGACCGGTTGTTCGTGTGTGTCACGGACGACGGCACCGGGGCCGCCGATCCGTCGGGAGGCAGCGGGCTGCAGGGCATCCGGGAACGGGCCCGGGCCCTGGACGGCACCCTGCGCATCGACAGTCCGGCCGGTGGCCCGACCCGGATCCGGGTGGAGCTGCCGTGCGCGTGGTGA
- a CDS encoding serine hydrolase domain-containing protein, which produces MKSLTAFVLASLLCGGAPDHLQRDADALVSLGVVGVQAQIMDGGGTRLVTAGVSDRLTRRPMPRQGRFRIASTRKAMVAVVALQLVEEKRLRLDDPVALWWPGADERITVRHLLQNTSGLHDDQPGYTTPEEYSQQRYDVHTRAELIARSLRHPLDFAPGSGWGYSNTGFLLMDVVVERVGGAPSRRLVEDRIARPLGLRSLGWPGTSPALPDPHSRAYQQFPGGTLTDVTEQVPGDPDAIIASTRDLNVFFRALLGGRLLAPAQLAEMQRTVRVGPEVETFYPGAEYGLGLISRPLPCGGRYWGHDGGDAGFITVTGVTASGRRSVVITMNTALGGSADSPLRQQRLADELVNHALCE; this is translated from the coding sequence ATGAAATCACTGACAGCGTTCGTCCTGGCATCTCTTCTGTGCGGGGGCGCCCCGGATCACCTGCAGCGCGACGCCGACGCGCTGGTCTCCCTGGGGGTCGTCGGCGTGCAGGCGCAGATCATGGACGGGGGCGGCACGAGGCTCGTGACCGCCGGAGTGTCCGACCGGCTGACGAGAAGGCCGATGCCGCGACAGGGGCGGTTCCGGATCGCCAGCACCCGCAAGGCGATGGTCGCGGTGGTGGCCCTGCAGCTGGTGGAGGAGAAGAGGCTGCGGCTCGACGATCCGGTGGCGCTCTGGTGGCCCGGGGCCGACGAGCGCATCACCGTGCGGCACCTGCTCCAGAACACCTCGGGTCTGCACGACGACCAGCCCGGATACACCACGCCCGAGGAGTATTCGCAGCAGCGCTACGACGTGCACACCCGCGCCGAGCTCATCGCCCGCTCGCTGCGGCATCCGCTCGACTTCGCGCCCGGCAGCGGCTGGGGCTACTCCAACACCGGTTTCCTGCTTATGGACGTGGTGGTCGAGCGGGTGGGCGGCGCCCCTTCGCGGCGGCTCGTCGAGGACCGGATCGCCCGGCCCCTCGGGCTGCGGTCGCTGGGCTGGCCGGGGACCTCCCCGGCCCTGCCGGATCCGCATTCCCGGGCCTACCAGCAGTTTCCGGGTGGGACCCTGACCGATGTGACCGAACAGGTGCCGGGTGACCCCGACGCGATCATCGCGTCCACCCGTGACCTGAACGTGTTCTTCCGGGCACTGCTCGGCGGGCGGCTGCTGGCTCCGGCACAGCTGGCCGAGATGCAGCGGACCGTACGGGTCGGACCGGAGGTCGAGACCTTCTATCCCGGCGCGGAATACGGGCTGGGACTGATCAGCCGGCCGCTGCCGTGCGGCGGCCGGTACTGGGGGCACGACGGGGGTGACGCCGGGTTCATCACGGTCACCGGCGTCACCGCGTCGGGCAGGCGCAGCGTCGTCATCACGATGAACACGGCGCTCGGAGGATCCGCGGACTCCCCGCTGCGGCAGCAGAGGCTGGCCGACGAGCTGGTGAATCACGCGTTGTGCGAATGA